The following are encoded in a window of Telmatobacter sp. DSM 110680 genomic DNA:
- a CDS encoding PhzF family phenazine biosynthesis protein, producing MPEPQGGDARPLDYQIVDVFTEIALLGNGLAVVFDTEGLATERMQAIAREFNLSETTFIQRRDVETEKREGVRVRIFTAQEELPFAGHPTLGTASVLKLSAPETFISDTITLALNVGPVPVRFKPGTLFGEMTQRDPEFGDELDPVRVAGLAGLSVDDLYAAVPPQVVSTGTAFAIVALRSHEALSRLRVEQEGATQYLREHGGRWFYVLGPTGASDPAWRARMQFYGGEDPATGSAAGCAISYLVHHGIVEPGKQIHVQQGVEIGRTSNLFLSAARVSGEVGNVRVAGSTVRVAKGQLFLP from the coding sequence ATGCCAGAGCCGCAAGGCGGGGATGCGAGACCGCTGGATTATCAAATCGTTGATGTCTTCACAGAGATTGCTCTGTTGGGCAACGGACTCGCAGTGGTCTTTGACACTGAAGGTCTAGCCACTGAGCGCATGCAAGCGATTGCGCGCGAATTCAACTTGTCGGAGACAACGTTCATTCAGCGGCGGGATGTTGAGACCGAAAAGCGAGAGGGTGTGCGGGTCCGCATCTTCACGGCCCAGGAAGAATTGCCGTTTGCCGGTCACCCCACGCTGGGTACCGCTAGTGTTCTAAAGCTCTCTGCTCCTGAGACATTTATTAGCGACACCATTACGCTCGCACTCAACGTTGGGCCTGTGCCGGTTCGCTTCAAGCCCGGCACTCTGTTTGGAGAGATGACGCAGCGCGATCCTGAATTCGGCGACGAACTCGATCCCGTAAGGGTCGCCGGTCTTGCCGGACTCAGCGTAGATGACCTTTACGCTGCTGTCCCACCCCAGGTTGTATCCACTGGCACAGCGTTTGCCATCGTCGCGTTGCGTTCACACGAGGCGCTCAGCCGGCTGCGCGTGGAGCAAGAAGGCGCCACGCAATACCTTCGGGAGCACGGAGGACGGTGGTTTTACGTTCTCGGTCCTACCGGAGCAAGCGATCCGGCATGGAGAGCGCGGATGCAGTTCTACGGCGGCGAGGATCCGGCGACGGGCTCAGCGGCTGGTTGCGCCATCAGCTACCTCGTTCACCATGGCATCGTGGAACCGGGCAAGCAGATTCATGTTCAGCAAGGTGTAGAGATCGGCCGCACGAGCAATCTTTTTCTGAGTGCGGCTCGTGTTTCCGGCGAGGTGGGCAATGTGCGCGTTGCCGGCAGCACTGTTCGCGTTGCAAAGGGGCAGCTTTTCCTGCCGTAA
- a CDS encoding response regulator: MRPKKVILCVDDNEQDLSVLKFMLVTNGYRVLSATNGQDAIALFSENQIDLVLSDHAMPQMGGDQLVLKLKQMASHVPMVILGDPQKMNGQIHGADALLAKKTCSPQELLERVKIMSARKRGPRKGVSRLPSAELAVAS; this comes from the coding sequence ATGCGGCCTAAAAAAGTAATTCTCTGCGTAGACGATAACGAACAGGACCTATCCGTCCTCAAGTTCATGCTGGTAACGAACGGTTACCGTGTACTGTCGGCCACCAACGGCCAGGATGCAATCGCACTGTTTAGTGAAAACCAAATTGATCTCGTTCTGTCGGATCATGCAATGCCGCAGATGGGCGGCGACCAGCTGGTACTGAAGCTGAAGCAGATGGCCTCGCATGTTCCTATGGTGATTCTCGGCGATCCGCAAAAGATGAACGGCCAGATCCATGGAGCCGACGCTCTGCTGGCCAAAAAGACCTGCTCCCCGCAGGAGTTGCTGGAGCGCGTGAAGATCATGAGCGCCCGAAAGCGTGGACCGCGTAAAGGAGTTTCGCGCCTGCCGAGCGCGGAATTGGCTGTAGCCTCCTGA
- a CDS encoding PIN domain-containing protein: protein MDLILVRFLFVALLSGVCYFLHPFGVTGWAGAAGGALAACSVIVFELRVRALSLRRLIGAVAGSVLGIFGAALFCLVLRSAPLTPSTSAVVQIFVLLLMTYVGLLVGASKGDLLNPAALGTLFAGDRPSRRSAKVLDTSVIIDGRIADIAEAGFIDGMMVVPEFVLRELQIVADSTDGSKRQRGRRGLDMLQRMQSNTNIHVQIVPDDFPSIREVDLKLLELAKKWEAKVVTNDFNLNKVAHLHHVEVLNINDLANALKPVVLPGEKMNVLILKEGKEYNQGVGYLDDGTMVVVDHARKMIGRAIEISVTSVLQTASGKMIFGKMDENGKPIEPSKAGPLELAR from the coding sequence ATGGATCTCATTCTTGTACGTTTTCTTTTTGTTGCCTTGCTGTCGGGTGTTTGTTATTTCCTTCATCCCTTCGGCGTAACGGGTTGGGCAGGAGCGGCTGGTGGCGCGCTTGCTGCATGTTCCGTCATCGTGTTTGAACTGCGCGTTCGCGCGCTTAGTTTGCGCCGACTTATCGGCGCGGTTGCGGGCAGCGTACTGGGAATTTTTGGCGCTGCATTGTTCTGCCTGGTATTGCGCTCAGCCCCGCTCACTCCATCTACCTCGGCGGTTGTACAAATTTTTGTTCTACTGCTGATGACCTACGTCGGATTGCTGGTTGGCGCGAGCAAAGGCGATCTGCTGAATCCCGCCGCGCTGGGCACGCTGTTTGCCGGGGACCGTCCGAGCCGGAGAAGCGCAAAGGTGCTGGACACCAGCGTAATCATCGATGGGCGTATCGCGGATATCGCTGAAGCCGGCTTTATCGATGGGATGATGGTGGTGCCTGAATTCGTTCTGCGGGAATTGCAGATTGTTGCCGACTCTACCGATGGGTCAAAACGGCAGCGCGGACGCCGCGGCCTCGACATGCTGCAGCGCATGCAGTCCAACACCAACATCCATGTGCAGATCGTTCCGGACGACTTCCCTTCCATTCGAGAAGTTGACTTGAAGCTGCTGGAACTCGCCAAGAAGTGGGAAGCCAAGGTTGTAACGAATGACTTCAACCTGAACAAGGTTGCCCATCTTCATCACGTCGAGGTTCTCAACATCAACGATCTTGCCAACGCGCTGAAGCCGGTGGTTCTGCCGGGCGAAAAGATGAACGTGCTGATTCTGAAAGAAGGCAAGGAATATAACCAGGGAGTCGGCTATCTGGACGACGGCACCATGGTGGTGGTGGATCACGCACGCAAGATGATTGGCCGGGCCATCGAAATTTCGGTGACCAGCGTTCTACAGACCGCCAGCGGCAAGATGATCTTCGGCAAGATGGATGAAAACGGAAAGCCGATCGAACCGAGCAAGGCGGGACCGCTCGAGCTGGCGCGGTAG
- a CDS encoding EthD family reductase, whose translation MIKVSVLYPNTPGSRFDVDYYTSVHMPMSVRLLGSALKDVSVEIGIGSAVLGDPAPFAAIAGFTCESVEAFTAAFMPVADQLQRDIPKYTDIAPIFQISELKEI comes from the coding sequence ATGATCAAAGTAAGTGTGCTTTATCCCAACACGCCGGGCAGCAGGTTTGATGTGGACTATTACACCAGCGTTCACATGCCCATGTCAGTCCGGCTGCTGGGCTCAGCCCTGAAGGACGTTTCCGTTGAAATAGGAATCGGAAGCGCAGTGCTCGGCGATCCAGCGCCATTCGCGGCGATTGCTGGTTTCACCTGCGAATCGGTCGAGGCATTCACCGCGGCCTTCATGCCCGTTGCCGATCAGCTTCAGAGGGACATCCCGAAGTACACCGATATCGCGCCGATCTTTCAAATCAGCGAACTCAAGGAAATCTAG
- the moeB gene encoding molybdopterin-synthase adenylyltransferase MoeB, with product MATATEPVSLPELTTDDLSRYSRHLILPEVGMEGQRKLKAARVLCVGTGGLGSPLALYLAAAGIGTLGLVDFDVVDASNLQRQIIHSTKDIGRKKLDSAAEKLIALNPALNIVKHETMLSSANALEILKDYDIVADGTDNFPTRYLVNDACVLLDKPNAYGSIFRFEGQASVFATKDGPCYRCLYPEPPPPGLVPSCAEGGVLGILPGLVGVIQATEVIKLILGKGNPLIGRLLLVDALSMRFRELKLRKNPECPVCGENPTVKELIDYEHFCGIVPESKEEKAVKNGVPQLSVKDLKQRIDAGEDVFILDVREPYEYQIAQIGGKLIPQNDVPQRLAEIPRDREIVVQCRSGARSQKIAEFLKQSGYQQVVNLAGGILAWSDEVDPKVQKY from the coding sequence ATGGCAACTGCGACTGAACCGGTATCTCTCCCTGAACTCACCACCGACGACCTCTCGCGCTACTCGCGCCATCTGATCCTGCCCGAGGTGGGCATGGAGGGCCAGCGCAAGCTGAAAGCTGCACGCGTTCTCTGCGTGGGTACCGGTGGTCTGGGTTCTCCGCTGGCTTTGTATCTGGCTGCGGCTGGCATCGGAACACTAGGGCTGGTCGACTTCGATGTGGTCGACGCCAGCAATCTTCAACGGCAGATCATCCACTCCACCAAAGACATCGGGCGCAAGAAACTCGACTCGGCGGCAGAAAAACTCATCGCCCTCAATCCTGCGCTCAACATCGTGAAACACGAGACGATGCTCTCCAGCGCCAATGCGCTTGAAATTCTGAAAGACTACGACATCGTCGCCGACGGCACGGACAATTTCCCGACTCGCTACTTGGTCAACGATGCCTGCGTGCTACTCGACAAGCCCAATGCCTACGGTTCAATCTTCCGGTTTGAAGGTCAGGCCAGCGTGTTCGCCACCAAGGATGGCCCGTGCTACCGCTGCCTCTATCCCGAGCCGCCGCCGCCCGGACTGGTGCCGAGCTGCGCGGAAGGTGGAGTGCTCGGTATTCTGCCGGGACTCGTAGGCGTGATTCAGGCCACCGAAGTTATCAAGCTCATCCTCGGCAAAGGGAATCCCCTCATCGGCCGCCTCCTCCTCGTAGACGCGCTCAGCATGCGTTTTCGCGAATTGAAGCTGCGCAAGAATCCTGAGTGCCCGGTATGCGGAGAGAACCCCACCGTCAAGGAACTGATCGACTATGAGCACTTCTGCGGTATCGTGCCCGAATCAAAAGAGGAGAAGGCTGTGAAGAATGGTGTCCCGCAGTTGAGCGTGAAGGATCTCAAGCAACGCATCGATGCCGGCGAAGATGTGTTCATCCTGGATGTGCGTGAACCTTACGAATACCAGATCGCTCAGATTGGCGGAAAGTTGATTCCGCAGAACGACGTTCCGCAGCGTCTCGCCGAGATCCCTCGCGATCGCGAGATCGTGGTGCAATGCCGATCTGGTGCGCGGTCACAGAAGATCGCCGAATTTCTAAAGCAATCAGGCTATCAGCAAGTCGTGAACCTTGCGGGCGGCATTTTGGCGTGGAGCGACGAAGTCGATCCCAAAGTGCAGAAATACTAA
- a CDS encoding M67 family metallopeptidase yields the protein MTSPNDELALGETRRRLAPHPVVNISMLSMNKSVYRELRSHGEETYPHECCGVLIGSSEVEGWAVVRAVRANNVRTDSPQDRYAIEPLELVKILREARSLNLEIAGFYHSHPDHPAMWSQTDLAEAHWLGCSYLITEVADGHAVVTNSFLLSGISEEDKQFIPQRIELLG from the coding sequence TTGACGTCCCCGAATGACGAACTTGCTCTTGGCGAAACTCGTCGGCGATTGGCTCCGCATCCCGTTGTCAACATAAGCATGTTGAGCATGAACAAGTCGGTGTATCGCGAACTTCGCTCTCACGGCGAAGAGACCTATCCGCACGAATGCTGTGGAGTGCTGATTGGCAGTTCAGAAGTTGAAGGATGGGCCGTTGTACGTGCAGTCCGCGCAAATAATGTCCGCACCGACTCACCGCAGGATCGATATGCCATCGAGCCTTTGGAACTCGTGAAGATTCTGCGAGAGGCTCGCAGCCTGAACCTGGAAATTGCCGGTTTCTATCACTCGCATCCCGACCATCCGGCAATGTGGTCGCAGACAGATTTGGCTGAAGCTCACTGGCTCGGCTGTTCCTACCTGATCACGGAAGTTGCCGATGGGCATGCGGTAGTAACGAATTCCTTCCTTCTGTCCGGTATCAGTGAAGAGGACAAGCAGTTCATTCCACAAAGAATAGAACTCCTCGGCTGA
- a CDS encoding PilZ domain-containing protein, with translation MTDRHPESDSNLNPFLPGETASAQRLPAARISRRMQQRLGVDTSVVLRLIDLAADIHGRIIDISLGGCHILTEKRFPVGIFRRVEIEFHMEGLPFRLGGVTQAVYDPFNVGLRFLDLSERKREQLQQLVDEIKATEPEPD, from the coding sequence GTGACCGATCGTCATCCGGAAAGTGATAGCAACCTGAACCCATTCCTGCCGGGAGAGACTGCTTCTGCGCAAAGATTGCCAGCTGCTCGCATTTCGCGACGTATGCAACAAAGGCTGGGAGTCGATACCAGCGTTGTCCTTCGCCTCATCGATCTGGCAGCGGACATACACGGCCGAATCATCGACATCAGCCTCGGCGGGTGCCACATTCTGACGGAGAAACGATTTCCCGTTGGCATCTTTCGTCGCGTGGAGATTGAATTTCACATGGAAGGGTTGCCATTCCGCCTTGGAGGCGTGACGCAGGCGGTCTATGACCCATTCAACGTTGGCTTACGTTTTCTTGATTTGAGCGAACGGAAGCGGGAACAGCTTCAGCAGCTCGTTGATGAGATCAAGGCAACGGAACCAGAGCCGGACTAA
- a CDS encoding zf-TFIIB domain-containing protein, whose translation MNCPSCGAPMHLAAGSDYMQCEYCKNIHIADPDDEGVRLTEEPSPLSCPICSEPLWNATLTGVRLQSCRKCRGMLIPMGTFLDLIEQLRSKQGDAVATPKRASPDELRRTINCPQCHRPMDAHFYLGGGSVVIDGCDTCCLNWLDHGELMRIVRAPD comes from the coding sequence ATGAACTGTCCTTCCTGCGGCGCCCCGATGCATCTGGCAGCGGGCAGCGATTACATGCAGTGCGAGTACTGCAAGAACATCCACATCGCAGACCCCGACGATGAAGGTGTTCGCCTCACTGAAGAGCCATCGCCGCTCTCTTGTCCCATTTGCAGTGAGCCGCTCTGGAACGCCACCCTTACCGGCGTTCGTCTGCAGTCATGCCGAAAGTGCCGGGGCATGCTCATCCCCATGGGAACATTCCTCGACTTGATCGAGCAGTTGAGGTCAAAACAGGGCGATGCGGTGGCAACCCCCAAAAGAGCTTCTCCCGACGAACTGCGGCGAACGATCAACTGCCCGCAATGTCATCGCCCGATGGACGCGCATTTCTACCTGGGAGGTGGCAGCGTGGTCATCGATGGCTGCGATACGTGCTGTCTGAACTGGCTCGACCACGGTGAGCTGATGCGCATTGTGCGCGCGCCTGACTAG
- a CDS encoding SPFH domain-containing protein: protein MTLKQFLAKQFIDVIQWNEPEDGMLAYRYPMEDMEIQNGGQLTVRESQLALFVNEGKVADVFGPGLHTLTTRNLPVLTDLMNWDKEFESPFKSDVYFFSTRLQINQKWGTATPITIRDKEFGAVRLRGYGIYSYRISDPRTFFTQISGTRDTFYASQLDGQLHNTIVARMTDIFANSDVAYLDMAAKQATLGAKIAEEMKPTFAALGLELTQFVVESISMPDDLQEIIDQRIGVGMAGDIGRYTQFEAAQALELAAANTGGTAGMGVGIGAGAAMAQAMMNPIKPIATASASPSAGTVRYCMECGKAIPEGAKYCPGCGRAQ, encoded by the coding sequence GTGACTCTCAAGCAATTCCTTGCCAAGCAGTTCATCGACGTCATTCAGTGGAACGAACCCGAAGATGGAATGCTCGCCTACCGCTATCCCATGGAAGACATGGAGATTCAGAACGGAGGCCAGCTTACCGTTCGCGAGTCTCAGTTGGCGCTCTTCGTCAACGAAGGCAAAGTAGCCGATGTCTTCGGACCCGGCTTGCATACCCTGACGACGCGTAACCTCCCTGTGCTTACTGACCTGATGAACTGGGATAAGGAATTCGAGTCGCCGTTCAAGTCGGATGTTTATTTCTTCTCCACCCGCCTTCAGATCAATCAGAAGTGGGGAACGGCCACGCCGATCACCATTCGCGACAAGGAATTTGGTGCCGTGCGCCTGCGCGGTTATGGCATCTACTCCTACCGCATCTCTGATCCTCGCACTTTCTTCACGCAGATAAGCGGCACGCGCGACACCTTCTACGCCTCTCAGCTTGACGGTCAGTTGCACAACACCATCGTTGCCCGCATGACAGACATCTTTGCCAACAGCGACGTCGCCTATCTTGACATGGCCGCCAAGCAGGCTACCCTCGGCGCCAAAATCGCCGAAGAGATGAAGCCGACCTTCGCCGCGCTTGGTCTCGAACTGACACAATTCGTCGTCGAAAGCATTTCCATGCCCGACGACCTGCAGGAAATCATCGATCAACGGATCGGGGTGGGTATGGCTGGCGACATCGGACGGTATACGCAATTTGAGGCGGCCCAGGCTCTGGAACTGGCCGCAGCCAACACAGGTGGCACGGCCGGTATGGGAGTAGGAATCGGCGCAGGTGCGGCGATGGCCCAGGCCATGATGAACCCGATCAAACCGATCGCAACTGCTTCCGCTTCCCCCTCCGCCGGCACAGTCCGCTATTGCATGGAATGCGGAAAGGCCATACCCGAGGGCGCGAAATACTGCCCGGGGTGCGGAAGAGCGCAATGA
- a CDS encoding DUF971 domain-containing protein — protein sequence MSHEGIRFVSKEDQARHEDAEKPLSRIAVTPDKVRVKITEGTGLEIDWQDGHKSKWNFAWLRDACPCATCIDERKAQGRKAGQPKPKPTALLPMYTAPAKPSSAHGVGRYAIQFNWADGHSGGIYSWDYLRRHCQCQECKFEAAETTGTPN from the coding sequence ATGAGTCACGAAGGAATCCGCTTCGTCAGCAAGGAAGACCAAGCCCGGCACGAGGATGCCGAGAAACCCCTCTCGCGCATTGCCGTCACACCTGACAAAGTCCGCGTGAAGATCACCGAGGGCACCGGCCTCGAGATCGACTGGCAGGACGGCCACAAGAGCAAATGGAACTTCGCGTGGCTTCGCGATGCCTGTCCCTGCGCCACTTGCATTGACGAACGCAAGGCCCAGGGCCGAAAGGCGGGCCAGCCCAAGCCGAAGCCGACAGCGCTGCTGCCCATGTATACGGCCCCCGCAAAGCCGTCCAGCGCTCACGGCGTGGGCCGCTATGCCATCCAGTTCAACTGGGCAGACGGCCATTCAGGCGGCATCTATTCGTGGGATTATTTGCGTCGGCACTGCCAGTGCCAGGAGTGCAAATTCGAAGCAGCCGAGACCACCGGCACACCCAATTAA
- a CDS encoding TlpA disulfide reductase family protein, which translates to MDTDAHTKVGDKMPAINVDESPGGAFSLTAQTGKVVVVTFWATWCGPCQIEMPELEKQIWQKYRSNPDFAFVAIAREQDRDTVLHFRSTHTDLTFPLAWDPTRAAYAPLASGGIPRTYVVGRHGIISYQGFGYAYDSTAAIGRAVERALSEK; encoded by the coding sequence GTGGACACTGATGCTCACACTAAGGTTGGTGACAAGATGCCTGCCATCAACGTCGATGAGTCTCCAGGCGGCGCATTCTCGCTTACTGCCCAAACCGGCAAGGTAGTTGTCGTTACCTTCTGGGCCACATGGTGCGGACCTTGTCAAATCGAGATGCCAGAGCTGGAAAAACAGATATGGCAGAAGTACAGATCCAATCCCGACTTCGCCTTCGTCGCCATCGCCCGTGAGCAAGATAGGGACACTGTTCTGCACTTCCGCAGCACCCACACGGACCTCACCTTCCCGCTCGCATGGGATCCCACAAGAGCCGCATATGCGCCCTTGGCCTCTGGTGGTATCCCCCGCACTTATGTCGTCGGCCGGCACGGAATAATCTCCTACCAGGGTTTCGGATACGCGTATGACTCCACTGCCGCCATCGGTCGCGCAGTTGAGAGAGCTCTCTCTGAAAAGTAG
- a CDS encoding M20/M25/M40 family metallo-hydrolase → MLKRRALVLPLVWSCLCATLPAQTAPFQAAHQYTAAHQPELLHQFSDFLAIPNVAADPANLQRNADFLLEALHSRGVDAKLLTLAGAPPVVFGQLMTPGAQHTVVFYAHYDGQPVTPSEWTIPPFQPTVNTIDGEQRIFARSAGDDKAAIFAQLTALDALKASGISLHANIRFVWEGEEEAGSPHLEQILQANHELVHGDIWLVCDGPVDQSGKQTVVFGARGDAHLEITLYGPHHGLHSGHYGNWAPNPAMMLAQLLAGMKDENGRVLIPHFYDGIAPLSAAEKSALARAPVNDPMLMDAFWLGHADGNGAHLLELINQPSLNINGLSSAQTGPHAANVIPSTAVGDIDLRLVVGIEWKAQQQRVIDYVQSRGYFVVDHDPSKQEVTSHPRVAKIISDPASYNAVRTPMDLPIAKEVIEAVASARGDVVLLPTMGGSVPLGAMERAAHTRTITVPIANYDDNQHAANENLRLQNLWNGIETMAALLQMQ, encoded by the coding sequence ATGCTGAAAAGGCGAGCTCTCGTCCTGCCCCTCGTTTGGTCCTGTCTCTGCGCCACTCTCCCGGCACAAACCGCTCCATTCCAGGCCGCCCATCAATACACAGCCGCACATCAGCCCGAACTGCTTCACCAATTCAGCGACTTCCTCGCCATCCCCAACGTCGCCGCAGATCCCGCCAATCTGCAGCGAAACGCCGACTTCCTCCTTGAAGCCCTCCATAGTCGTGGGGTCGATGCGAAGTTGTTGACACTCGCCGGTGCGCCACCGGTCGTCTTCGGCCAGCTCATGACGCCCGGCGCCCAGCACACCGTCGTCTTCTATGCGCACTACGATGGACAGCCCGTCACGCCCTCCGAGTGGACCATCCCGCCCTTCCAGCCAACGGTTAACACTATCGACGGGGAGCAACGCATCTTTGCGCGATCGGCCGGCGATGACAAAGCGGCTATCTTCGCGCAACTCACAGCGCTGGACGCGCTGAAAGCTTCAGGCATTTCGCTGCACGCCAACATTCGCTTCGTCTGGGAGGGAGAAGAGGAGGCTGGCTCGCCTCATCTCGAACAAATCCTCCAAGCCAATCACGAACTGGTGCACGGAGATATCTGGCTGGTGTGTGACGGCCCTGTCGATCAGAGCGGAAAGCAGACCGTCGTCTTCGGCGCACGTGGCGACGCGCATCTCGAGATCACTCTCTACGGCCCGCACCATGGCCTGCACAGCGGTCATTACGGCAACTGGGCTCCGAATCCCGCGATGATGCTAGCCCAGCTTCTAGCCGGCATGAAAGACGAAAACGGCCGCGTCCTCATTCCGCATTTCTACGACGGCATCGCTCCGCTTTCAGCGGCGGAGAAATCAGCCCTCGCGCGCGCCCCCGTCAACGATCCCATGCTGATGGACGCCTTCTGGCTGGGACACGCCGATGGCAACGGCGCCCATCTTCTCGAGCTCATCAATCAGCCCTCTCTCAATATCAATGGCCTCTCGTCAGCACAGACAGGCCCTCACGCTGCCAACGTCATACCGTCGACCGCCGTCGGTGATATCGATCTCCGCCTCGTTGTCGGCATCGAGTGGAAAGCGCAGCAACAGCGCGTCATTGACTATGTTCAGTCTCGTGGCTATTTTGTCGTCGATCACGATCCATCGAAGCAGGAAGTGACCTCCCATCCGCGCGTAGCAAAGATCATCAGTGACCCGGCCAGCTACAACGCAGTGCGCACGCCGATGGATCTTCCCATCGCAAAGGAAGTAATCGAAGCCGTGGCCAGTGCACGCGGCGATGTAGTTCTCCTGCCCACAATGGGCGGCAGTGTTCCGCTTGGAGCCATGGAACGGGCTGCTCACACTCGCACGATTACGGTTCCCATCGCCAACTACGATGACAATCAGCACGCCGCCAACGAGAACCTTCGCCTCCAGAATCTCTGGAACGGTATAGAAACAATGGCCGCGCTGCTGCAGATGCAATGA
- a CDS encoding sulfite exporter TauE/SafE family protein, with amino-acid sequence MIALSGLPAYMDWHWLWLTVAAFLAGLLNAVAGGGSFLLFPAMLSMKMLPVQANATNTVALWPGQLTSVAAYREDVRKNLRVAIPMAVAGLIGGTGGAILLLNTPQMTFLHLVPWLLLVAAVIFALSGPVSRWLEHRKFRANASPQVGEVHRPHMIAVFVGTVAVCFYIGYFGAGAGFLIITLLSLFGYQDLNEINALKVVCTTMANGIAFVIFVFNGQVVWRYCLVAMITCAIGGYTSASLARKIPQPVLRGTVVFIGLGMAAYFFWRG; translated from the coding sequence ATGATCGCCCTCTCTGGCCTCCCCGCCTACATGGATTGGCATTGGCTCTGGCTCACGGTCGCGGCTTTTCTGGCCGGCCTGCTGAACGCCGTTGCCGGAGGCGGGTCGTTTCTGCTCTTTCCAGCCATGCTCAGCATGAAGATGCTGCCCGTCCAGGCCAACGCCACCAACACCGTCGCCCTGTGGCCGGGCCAGCTTACCTCGGTGGCTGCCTACCGCGAAGATGTTCGCAAAAATCTCAGGGTGGCAATTCCGATGGCGGTTGCCGGACTCATCGGAGGAACCGGCGGAGCGATCCTTCTTCTCAACACGCCTCAAATGACGTTTCTGCACCTGGTTCCCTGGTTATTGCTGGTAGCTGCGGTCATCTTCGCGCTAAGCGGGCCCGTTTCGCGCTGGCTCGAACATCGCAAGTTCCGCGCCAACGCGTCGCCTCAGGTGGGCGAGGTACATCGGCCCCATATGATCGCCGTCTTTGTGGGCACGGTCGCAGTTTGCTTCTACATCGGCTACTTCGGAGCAGGCGCCGGCTTCCTGATCATCACCCTGCTCTCACTCTTCGGATATCAGGATTTGAACGAGATCAACGCGCTCAAAGTCGTTTGCACCACCATGGCCAACGGCATCGCATTCGTCATCTTCGTCTTCAATGGCCAGGTGGTGTGGCGCTACTGCCTCGTTGCCATGATTACCTGCGCCATCGGCGGATACACCTCTGCGAGTCTCGCGCGCAAAATTCCTCAACCAGTCTTGCGCGGCACCGTAGTTTTCATCGGCCTCGGCATGGCCGCCTACTTCTTCTGGCGAGGCTGA
- a CDS encoding Hsp20/alpha crystallin family protein, with translation MAITRWDPFRDVLALQNRVNSLFREMNEGDNPLTTASFVPAVDIYEDSKKVVLKIEVPGMEEKDLDIRVENNTLTVKGERKFEKDEKEENFHRIERRYGSFYRAFTLPSTVDPENVGASYNAGILKLELNKKPEAQPKQIKVNFGGQNKIEDKKEERELVGAR, from the coding sequence ATGGCGATTACACGTTGGGACCCCTTTCGCGATGTCTTAGCACTCCAGAACCGGGTGAATTCCCTGTTCCGCGAGATGAATGAGGGCGACAACCCGTTAACAACTGCCAGCTTTGTTCCGGCTGTCGACATCTATGAAGACTCCAAAAAGGTCGTTCTGAAAATCGAAGTGCCGGGCATGGAAGAGAAGGACTTGGACATCCGCGTGGAAAACAACACGCTGACCGTAAAAGGCGAGCGCAAGTTCGAGAAGGACGAAAAGGAAGAGAACTTCCACCGGATCGAGCGGCGCTATGGAAGCTTTTATCGCGCCTTCACGCTGCCTTCTACGGTTGATCCGGAGAACGTAGGTGCCAGCTACAACGCAGGTATCTTGAAACTGGAATTGAATAAGAAGCCGGAAGCGCAGCCGAAGCAGATCAAGGTCAATTTCGGCGGCCAGAACAAGATCGAAGACAAGAAGGAAGAGCGCGAACTGGTAGGCGCACGGTAA